The Deinococcus sedimenti genome window below encodes:
- a CDS encoding MarR family winged helix-turn-helix transcriptional regulator yields the protein MTLLDLLDRIRHDWQTREPTLDTAPMLTFITLTRAQALLDEHVRATAPDADLTPATRDLLFTLHRSGPPEGLTPGELAALLAVSPASVTGSLDRLETRGLLRRAPDPQDRRAQRIHLTDPGRDLVRTHLPVHLRREEDLLSPLNTAERQQLEHLLRRLIAHAETRQP from the coding sequence GTGACCCTCCTCGACCTGCTGGACCGCATCCGGCACGACTGGCAGACCCGCGAACCCACCCTGGACACCGCCCCCATGCTCACGTTCATCACCCTCACCCGCGCCCAGGCCCTGCTCGACGAGCACGTCCGCGCCACCGCACCAGACGCCGACCTGACCCCCGCCACCCGCGACCTGCTGTTCACCCTCCACCGCTCTGGCCCACCCGAGGGCCTGACCCCCGGCGAACTCGCCGCGCTGCTGGCCGTGTCCCCCGCCAGCGTCACCGGCAGCCTCGACCGCCTGGAGACGCGCGGCCTGCTGCGCCGCGCCCCCGACCCGCAGGACCGCCGCGCCCAGCGCATCCACCTCACCGACCCGGGCCGCGACCTCGTCCGCACGCACCTGCCCGTCCACCTGCGGCGCGAGGAGGACCTGCTCAGCCCCCTGAATACCGCCGAACGCCAGCAACTCGAACACCTGCTGCGCCGCCTCATCGCCCACGCCGAGACCCGCCAGCCATGA
- a CDS encoding GNAT family N-acetyltransferase: protein MTPPPHPRRVTPDDGHTIAAHRYPDARDLPERPAYAAWVAEAIRDGGYLGFLLEEGDEVIAGAGVTLLHWGPTRGDPQPWRARIVNVWTHPDCRRAGHARTLVTACLDALRARGVTRVGLGSSDMARSLYAGLGFTASTHEMTRVLD, encoded by the coding sequence ATGACCCCACCCCCTCACCCGCGCCGGGTCACGCCAGATGACGGCCATACCATCGCCGCGCACCGCTACCCGGACGCCCGCGACCTCCCCGAGCGGCCCGCGTACGCCGCGTGGGTCGCGGAGGCCATCCGGGACGGGGGGTACCTGGGCTTCCTGCTGGAGGAGGGGGATGAGGTGATCGCCGGGGCGGGCGTGACCCTGCTGCACTGGGGCCCCACGCGCGGCGACCCGCAGCCGTGGCGGGCGCGCATCGTGAACGTCTGGACTCACCCCGACTGCCGCCGCGCCGGGCACGCCCGCACCCTGGTCACCGCGTGCCTGGACGCGCTGCGCGCGCGGGGCGTCACGCGCGTCGGCCTGGGCAGCAGCGACATGGCCCGGTCCCTGTACGCCGGGCTGGGCTTCACGGCCAGCACGCACGAGATGACCCGCGTGCTCGACTGA
- the gatB gene encoding Asp-tRNA(Asn)/Glu-tRNA(Gln) amidotransferase subunit GatB, with translation MAYQAVIGLEVHLQLKTKSKIFSACPQEYHGADPNSFTDPFTLGLPGTLPTLNREAVELAMMFGLGLNCDVSGFTQFHRKNYFYPDAPKNFQLSQYDRPIARDGFLDVTLEDGTTHRIRIKRAHLEDDAGKLTHPTYAPYSMLDLNRAGSSLLEMVTEADITGAEQARAFLESVQAIAQALGVSDAAPEEGKMRCDVNLSLHKPGEPWGTKCEVKNLNSFRSVARAIEFETTRQARILDAGGRITQDTLGWDEGGQKTFLMRTKEGEADYRYFPEPDLPPLDITPEWIARVRARMPELPAQKLERYLAAGVRAADAQTLSLSVPLSRFFDEALTAQPSPDAQKLANWLLGDVSGLLAAREETLDGSALRPAHLAALVGLIDAGTISGKIAKDLLPDVLAGHDPAALVQERGLSVVTDAAAIDAAIDAAMAADPATVEKVRGGNAKAMNALFGPVMKAMGGQAKPEVVRERLTAKLGLS, from the coding sequence ATGGCGTATCAGGCGGTCATTGGTCTGGAAGTTCACCTGCAGCTGAAGACGAAATCGAAGATCTTCAGCGCGTGCCCGCAGGAGTATCACGGCGCGGACCCGAATTCGTTCACGGATCCGTTCACGCTGGGCCTGCCCGGCACCCTGCCGACCCTGAACCGCGAGGCGGTGGAACTCGCCATGATGTTCGGGCTGGGCCTGAACTGCGACGTGTCGGGCTTCACGCAGTTCCACCGGAAGAACTACTTCTACCCGGACGCCCCGAAGAACTTCCAGCTGTCCCAGTACGACCGGCCTATCGCCCGCGACGGCTTCCTGGACGTGACGCTGGAGGACGGGACCACGCACCGGATTCGCATCAAGCGGGCGCACCTGGAGGACGACGCGGGGAAACTCACGCACCCCACGTACGCGCCGTACTCGATGCTGGACCTGAACCGCGCCGGGTCCAGCCTGCTGGAGATGGTCACCGAGGCCGACATCACGGGCGCCGAACAGGCCCGCGCGTTCCTCGAGAGCGTGCAGGCCATCGCGCAGGCGCTGGGCGTCAGCGACGCGGCGCCCGAGGAGGGCAAGATGCGCTGCGACGTGAACCTCAGCCTGCACAAGCCCGGCGAGCCGTGGGGCACGAAGTGCGAGGTGAAGAACCTCAACTCGTTCCGCAGCGTGGCGCGCGCCATCGAGTTCGAGACGACCCGGCAGGCGCGCATCCTGGACGCCGGGGGGCGCATCACGCAGGACACCCTCGGCTGGGACGAGGGCGGGCAGAAGACGTTCCTGATGCGCACCAAGGAGGGCGAGGCCGACTACCGTTACTTCCCCGAGCCGGACCTGCCGCCGCTGGACATCACGCCCGAGTGGATCGCCCGCGTCCGCGCGCGGATGCCCGAACTGCCCGCGCAGAAGCTGGAGCGGTACCTCGCGGCGGGCGTGCGCGCGGCGGACGCGCAGACCCTGAGCCTCAGCGTGCCCCTGTCGCGGTTCTTCGACGAGGCGCTGACGGCGCAACCCAGCCCGGATGCCCAAAAACTTGCCAACTGGCTGCTGGGTGACGTGTCCGGCCTGCTCGCCGCGCGTGAGGAGACCCTGGACGGCAGCGCCCTGCGGCCCGCGCACCTCGCCGCGCTGGTGGGCCTGATCGACGCGGGCACCATCAGCGGCAAGATCGCCAAGGACCTGCTGCCCGACGTGCTCGCCGGACACGACCCCGCTGCGCTGGTGCAGGAGCGCGGCCTGAGTGTCGTGACCGATGCGGCCGCCATCGACGCCGCCATCGACGCCGCGATGGCCGCCGACCCCGCCACCGTCGAGAAGGTGCGCGGCGGGAACGCGAAGGCCATGAACGCGCTGTTCGGGCCGGTCATGAAGGCCATGGGCGGGCAGGCCAAGCCGGAGGTGGTGCGCGAGCGCCTGACCGCGAAACTGGGCCTGTCGTGA
- a CDS encoding ComF family protein has protein sequence MTAAFGTALLGALRALLPRACPGCGAQLGPHAGLCPACRAALRPYVQDHSPLRAQPEPHLVTLGPYSGVRRRAVRELKFAQARDLARILGETLATGVPAAWDVQAVIPVPLHPTRQRQRGFNQAELIGRALAGALAVPCVPALTRTRVTAQQARQHGAQREDLHGAFRAHEGFLPTGPVLLIDDVLTSGRTAQACQHALLQAGAPQVYVAVVAR, from the coding sequence ATGACCGCTGCGTTCGGAACGGCCCTGCTCGGCGCGCTGCGCGCCCTGCTGCCCCGCGCCTGCCCCGGCTGCGGCGCGCAGCTCGGCCCGCACGCCGGACTGTGCCCGGCCTGCCGCGCCGCCCTGCGCCCCTACGTGCAGGATCACAGCCCGCTGCGCGCCCAGCCGGAACCGCATCTCGTGACGCTCGGCCCGTACAGCGGCGTACGCCGCCGCGCCGTGCGGGAACTGAAGTTCGCGCAGGCCCGCGACCTCGCCCGCATCCTCGGCGAGACACTAGCCACCGGCGTGCCCGCCGCGTGGGACGTGCAGGCCGTCATTCCCGTGCCGCTGCACCCCACCCGGCAGCGCCAGCGGGGCTTCAATCAGGCCGAACTGATCGGCCGCGCCCTGGCCGGCGCGCTGGCCGTCCCCTGCGTCCCGGCCCTGACCCGCACCCGCGTCACGGCCCAGCAGGCCCGCCAGCACGGCGCGCAGCGAGAGGACCTGCACGGCGCCTTCCGCGCCCACGAGGGCTTCCTGCCCACCGGGCCGGTCCTGCTGATCGACGACGTCCTGACCAGCGGACGCACCGCGCAGGCCTGCCAGCACGCGCTGCTGCAGGCGGGCGCGCCGCAGGTGTACGTCGCCGTCGTCGCCCGCTGA
- a CDS encoding DUF1684 domain-containing protein: MTASAYEAAVLDFRRRKDEHFAAGRGPVDPAEFAGLSYFPPDEAWAFTVLLEPLPQGDGGAEWTLETNTGETRTMARVGQVQLPLPDGERTLLVFAPLGEDRPERVFIPFRDATSGESTYGAGRYLDAPLDRQLGGDGALVRVDFNLAYHPYCAYGDGWTCPLPPRENWLPGPVTAGERLS; the protein is encoded by the coding sequence GTGACCGCCTCGGCGTACGAGGCGGCGGTGCTGGACTTCCGCCGCCGGAAGGACGAGCACTTCGCGGCGGGGCGCGGGCCGGTGGACCCGGCGGAGTTCGCGGGCCTGTCGTACTTCCCGCCGGACGAGGCGTGGGCGTTCACGGTGCTGCTGGAGCCGCTGCCGCAGGGTGACGGGGGCGCGGAGTGGACGCTGGAGACGAACACCGGCGAGACGCGCACCATGGCCCGCGTCGGGCAGGTGCAGCTGCCCCTGCCGGACGGCGAGCGGACGCTGCTGGTGTTCGCGCCGCTGGGCGAGGATCGCCCGGAGCGGGTGTTCATTCCGTTCCGCGACGCCACCAGCGGGGAGAGCACATACGGCGCGGGCCGTTACCTGGACGCTCCCCTGGACCGGCAACTGGGTGGGGACGGCGCGCTGGTGCGGGTCGATTTCAATCTGGCGTACCACCCGTACTGCGCGTACGGGGACGGCTGGACGTGCCCGCTGCCGCCCCGTGAGAACTGGCTGCCGGGCCCGGTGACGGCGGGCGAACGCCTGAGCTGA
- a CDS encoding RNA-binding S4 domain-containing protein: MTGERGYPEQDTIDLQDFLKMRGMVETGGEAKFRVQGGEVRLNGEIETRRRKKLRRGDIVEYAGERVRVDF, encoded by the coding sequence ATGACTGGTGAACGAGGGTACCCCGAGCAGGACACGATCGACCTTCAGGACTTCCTGAAGATGCGCGGCATGGTGGAGACGGGCGGCGAGGCGAAGTTCCGCGTGCAGGGCGGCGAGGTCCGCCTGAACGGCGAGATCGAGACTCGGCGCCGCAAGAAGCTGCGTCGGGGGGACATCGTGGAGTACGCCGGGGAGCGCGTGCGGGTGGATTTCTAA
- a CDS encoding putative Ig domain-containing protein, with amino-acid sequence MAHSRFAARRGLGVLLACALPAFGLVACGQDLTSTSSTSARDALYFNERASGLPPVYLQEPYSTTIEVAGGAGPYTVRRIEGTFPPGLNLTGTTLSGTPTKAGTYTFTLEVTDSTLSSKQKSYTVTVQDLPPLSLALTLPAGQIRGETRVPVTINAPRSVRAARFSWTLPANVTVTRVQPEGGALLFWRQDGTRLTLDLGFKAVPRSGARVALISVKPGAPITLGSPDLGYEARGGDGKLIVQKLSAEDQKKLDAQRAAEQKKADEQKAAEQKAAEQKPAESKPADAPKTGTDTTPPTEAPKTDPPKTDPAPTPPAGGGAGGGK; translated from the coding sequence ATGGCACATTCGCGTTTCGCTGCCCGGCGGGGGCTGGGCGTCCTGCTGGCCTGCGCGCTGCCCGCCTTCGGCCTGGTCGCCTGCGGACAGGACCTGACCAGCACGTCCAGCACCAGTGCGCGCGACGCGCTGTACTTCAACGAGCGCGCCAGCGGTCTGCCCCCGGTGTACCTGCAGGAGCCGTACTCGACGACCATCGAGGTGGCGGGCGGCGCCGGGCCGTACACCGTGCGCAGGATCGAGGGGACCTTCCCGCCCGGCCTGAACCTGACCGGCACGACCCTGAGTGGCACGCCCACGAAGGCCGGGACGTACACGTTCACGCTGGAGGTCACGGATTCCACGCTGAGCAGCAAGCAGAAGTCGTACACCGTGACGGTGCAGGACCTGCCTCCCCTGAGCCTGGCGCTCACGCTGCCCGCTGGGCAGATCCGCGGGGAGACGCGCGTTCCCGTGACGATCAACGCGCCGCGCAGCGTGCGGGCCGCGCGATTCTCGTGGACGCTGCCGGCGAACGTGACGGTCACGCGCGTGCAGCCGGAGGGGGGCGCGCTGCTCTTCTGGCGTCAGGACGGCACGCGCCTGACGCTGGACCTGGGCTTCAAGGCCGTGCCGCGCAGCGGCGCTCGCGTGGCATTGATCAGTGTCAAACCTGGCGCGCCCATCACCCTGGGCAGCCCTGACCTGGGTTACGAGGCGCGCGGCGGGGACGGCAAACTGATCGTGCAGAAACTGTCTGCCGAGGATCAGAAGAAACTCGACGCGCAGAGAGCCGCCGAGCAGAAGAAGGCAGACGAACAGAAAGCAGCGGAGCAGAAGGCCGCTGAGCAGAAACCAGCGGAGTCGAAACCGGCCGACGCGCCGAAGACCGGGACGGACACCACTCCGCCCACCGAGGCCCCGAAGACGGATCCTCCGAAGACTGACCCGGCCCCCACGCCGCCCGCAGGTGGCGGCGCGGGAGGTGGCAAGTGA
- a CDS encoding insulinase family protein, with translation MTIMDSLPAAPRVGDHLGRYTVERVEPLPEMQGTLVLLRHELGARHAHVIRADDNAAFGVTFPTVPQDSTGVAHILEHVVLMGSQRFPVPDPFFSMLPRSLNTFMNAMTASDWTTYPFSTRNEKDFFNLLAVYLDATFFPLMRYESFRQDGHRFEFATPDDPTTPLKLQGVVYNEMKGAMASPGSVMWRAFGKALYPDLTYANNSGGAPEEIPNLTYEGLRAFHAAHYHPSNAFFYTYGQLPLARILDAIENHVMANFAPQTLDVSIPDQPAFDAPRHESAVYPGTDVERGAQVLVGWKLGHSSDPDLNLRWSVLSDVLLGNPAAPLTRPLIESGLGSALADGSGYRDNFREGAFAAGLKGLPAGKAAEVETLVLRTLEEIAAQGIEPELIESSLHQFEIAQKEVSNSGYPYALGVMFRLLGPWMQGGDPVTGLRLDAQLGRLRADLAQGAVFEPMLEGLLANPHRVTLEVTPDPALAERAEADEAALVERLSASFTDEDRARIVADSLRLKELQGQEADRSVLPTLGLEDIPTAAPAVTYQTEQPGRARVARAAQPTGGLTYLDVQLRLPALPDDLLDALPLYTFAVTRSGAAGQDYVSLARRIEAVTGGVSAAVGVGTPPDDLNAVRLAVTFSGKALARNAPALVEVLRDLINAPDFTRDRLEQLLKQRLAGLKASVVQAGNAYAERLAAAQLNATGAVQERFSGLTALATLKATVEGEGGLDDLLERFGRLRDLIRTGEPLLALTATPDDLNLDLTPLTDLFSGDAPVGRPTPTLPTRAPQARTTDVPVSYNAVAFPTVPYTHPDSPALLVLSRVLRSEYLLPELREKGGAYGGAASFDPREGVFAMSSYRDPHVTRTYQVFKDARTFLNGDLGERELTEAILSASKILDPLTSPDTAGRRRIYGDHAGYTQDLEQTYKARLLAVTLDDLRRVMDTYLTEGRATYGVVTGRDPNSDDLAALGLKFDVQAI, from the coding sequence ATGACGATCATGGATTCACTGCCCGCCGCGCCCCGCGTGGGGGATCACCTGGGCCGCTACACCGTCGAACGCGTCGAACCCCTGCCGGAGATGCAGGGCACGCTGGTGCTGCTGCGCCACGAACTGGGCGCCCGGCACGCGCACGTCATCCGCGCGGACGACAACGCCGCGTTCGGCGTGACGTTCCCCACCGTCCCGCAGGACAGCACCGGCGTGGCGCACATCCTCGAACACGTGGTCCTGATGGGCAGCCAGCGCTTCCCGGTACCCGACCCGTTCTTCTCGATGCTGCCCAGGTCGCTGAACACGTTCATGAACGCCATGACCGCCAGCGACTGGACGACCTACCCGTTCTCCACGCGCAACGAGAAGGACTTCTTCAACCTGCTGGCCGTGTACCTGGACGCCACGTTCTTCCCGCTGATGCGCTACGAGAGCTTCCGGCAGGACGGCCACCGCTTCGAATTCGCCACGCCCGACGATCCCACCACGCCGCTGAAGTTGCAGGGCGTCGTGTACAACGAGATGAAGGGCGCCATGGCCAGCCCCGGTTCGGTCATGTGGCGCGCGTTCGGCAAGGCGCTGTACCCGGACCTGACGTACGCGAACAACAGCGGCGGCGCGCCCGAGGAGATCCCGAACCTGACCTACGAGGGCCTGCGGGCCTTCCACGCGGCGCACTATCACCCCAGCAACGCGTTCTTCTACACGTACGGGCAGCTGCCACTGGCGCGCATTCTGGACGCCATCGAGAACCACGTCATGGCGAACTTCGCGCCGCAGACGCTGGACGTCAGCATCCCCGACCAGCCCGCCTTCGACGCGCCCCGCCACGAGAGCGCCGTGTACCCCGGCACCGACGTGGAACGCGGCGCGCAGGTGCTCGTCGGCTGGAAGCTCGGGCACTCCAGCGACCCGGACCTGAACCTGCGCTGGAGCGTCCTGAGTGACGTGCTGCTCGGCAACCCCGCCGCGCCCCTGACCCGCCCGCTGATCGAGTCCGGGCTGGGCAGCGCCCTGGCGGACGGCAGCGGCTACCGCGACAACTTCCGCGAGGGGGCCTTCGCCGCCGGACTCAAGGGCCTCCCCGCCGGGAAGGCCGCCGAGGTCGAGACGCTCGTGCTGCGCACCCTGGAGGAGATCGCCGCGCAGGGCATCGAGCCGGAACTGATCGAGAGCAGCCTCCACCAGTTCGAGATCGCGCAGAAGGAAGTCAGCAACAGCGGCTACCCGTACGCGCTGGGCGTGATGTTCCGCCTGCTCGGCCCCTGGATGCAGGGCGGCGACCCGGTCACCGGCCTGCGCCTCGACGCGCAACTGGGGCGCCTGCGGGCCGATCTCGCGCAGGGCGCGGTGTTCGAGCCGATGCTGGAGGGGCTGCTCGCCAACCCGCACCGCGTCACGCTGGAGGTCACGCCCGACCCCGCCCTGGCCGAACGCGCCGAGGCGGACGAGGCCGCTCTGGTCGAGCGTCTCAGCGCCAGCTTCACCGATGAGGACCGCGCCCGGATCGTCGCGGACAGCCTGCGCCTGAAGGAACTCCAGGGTCAGGAGGCCGACCGCAGCGTCCTGCCCACCCTGGGCCTGGAGGACATTCCCACCGCCGCGCCCGCCGTCACATACCAGACCGAGCAGCCCGGCCGCGCCCGCGTGGCCCGCGCCGCGCAGCCCACCGGCGGCCTCACGTACCTGGACGTGCAACTGCGCCTCCCGGCCCTGCCGGACGACCTGCTGGACGCGCTGCCGCTGTACACCTTCGCCGTGACCCGCAGCGGCGCCGCCGGTCAGGACTACGTGAGCCTCGCGCGCCGCATCGAGGCCGTCACGGGCGGCGTCAGCGCCGCCGTCGGCGTGGGCACCCCCCCGGACGACCTGAACGCCGTGCGCCTCGCGGTGACCTTCAGCGGCAAGGCCCTGGCCCGCAACGCCCCCGCCCTGGTGGAGGTGCTGCGCGACCTGATCAATGCGCCCGACTTCACCCGCGACCGCCTGGAGCAGCTGCTCAAGCAGCGCCTCGCGGGCCTGAAAGCCAGCGTCGTGCAGGCCGGGAACGCCTACGCCGAACGCCTCGCCGCCGCGCAACTGAACGCCACGGGCGCCGTGCAGGAACGCTTCAGCGGCCTCACCGCCCTCGCCACCCTGAAAGCCACCGTCGAAGGCGAAGGCGGCCTGGACGACCTCCTGGAACGCTTCGGGCGCCTGCGCGACCTGATCCGCACCGGAGAACCCCTCCTCGCGCTGACCGCCACGCCCGACGACCTGAACCTCGACCTGACCCCCCTCACGGACCTGTTCAGCGGCGACGCCCCCGTCGGCCGCCCCACCCCCACCCTGCCCACCCGCGCCCCGCAGGCCCGCACGACCGACGTGCCCGTCTCGTACAACGCCGTCGCGTTCCCCACCGTCCCCTACACCCACCCCGACAGCCCCGCCCTGCTCGTCCTGTCCCGCGTGCTGCGCAGCGAGTACCTGCTGCCCGAACTGCGCGAGAAGGGCGGCGCGTACGGCGGCGCCGCCAGCTTCGACCCGCGCGAAGGCGTGTTCGCCATGAGTAGCTACCGCGACCCGCACGTCACCCGCACCTACCAGGTATTCAAAGACGCCCGCACCTTCCTGAACGGCGACCTGGGCGAACGCGAACTGACCGAAGCGATCCTCTCCGCCAGCAAGATCCTCGACCCCCTCACCAGCCCCGACACCGCCGGCCGCCGCCGCATCTACGGCGACCACGCCGGGTACACCCAGGATCTCGAACAGACCTACAAGGCTCGCCTCCTGGCCGTCACGCTGGACGACCTGCGCCGCGTCATGGACACCTACCTCACCGAAGGGCGCGCCACGTACGGCGTCGTCACCGGCCGCGACCCCAATAGCGACGACCTCGCCGCACTGGGCCTGAAATTCGACGTACAGGCCATCTGA
- the fabF gene encoding beta-ketoacyl-ACP synthase II — MGVSGLKRVVITGLGPVTPIGVGAQAFAQAQRAGKSGIATITRFDPADTASKIAGEVNEDLSSFVDPREAKKLDRYVQLALAGAELAVQDSGLSEDELRGERTGTVIGSGIGGVKTFEDQAGVLHSRGAGRISPMFIPMMIANMATGHVAMRYGATGPSSTVVTACATGTGAIGDAARYIQLGLADVMIAGGAEAAITPIAIGGFSNMKALSTRNDEPKLASRPFSATRDGFVLGEGAGVVVLEEYEHAVKRGATIYAEVVGYGTSADAHHITMPAPEGRGAQVAMRMALATAGVNPDQVGYINAHGTSTHFNDLHETQGIKHVFGDHAHKLAVSSTKSMTGHLLGAAGAVEAIAVAQALKGGILPPTINLTDPDPDLDLDYIPLEAREAQVEYALSNSFAFGGQNAALLFKKI, encoded by the coding sequence GTGGGTGTTTCAGGACTGAAAAGGGTGGTGATCACGGGCCTGGGGCCGGTCACGCCCATCGGGGTGGGCGCGCAGGCGTTCGCGCAGGCGCAGCGGGCCGGGAAGAGCGGCATCGCGACCATCACGCGCTTTGACCCGGCGGACACCGCCAGCAAGATCGCCGGTGAGGTGAACGAGGACCTGTCCTCGTTCGTGGACCCGCGCGAGGCGAAGAAACTCGACCGGTACGTGCAGCTGGCCCTGGCGGGCGCGGAGCTGGCCGTGCAGGACAGCGGCCTGAGCGAAGACGAGCTGCGCGGCGAGCGCACCGGCACCGTGATCGGCAGCGGCATCGGCGGCGTGAAGACCTTCGAGGATCAGGCCGGGGTGCTGCACTCGCGCGGCGCGGGGCGCATCAGCCCCATGTTCATCCCGATGATGATCGCGAACATGGCCACCGGGCACGTCGCCATGCGCTACGGCGCGACCGGCCCGAGCAGCACGGTCGTCACCGCCTGCGCCACGGGTACGGGCGCGATCGGGGACGCGGCGCGGTACATCCAGCTGGGTCTGGCGGACGTCATGATCGCCGGGGGCGCGGAGGCGGCCATCACGCCCATCGCGATCGGGGGCTTCTCAAACATGAAGGCCCTGTCCACCCGGAACGACGAGCCGAAACTCGCCAGCCGTCCCTTCAGCGCCACCCGTGACGGCTTCGTGCTGGGCGAGGGCGCGGGCGTCGTCGTGCTGGAGGAGTACGAGCATGCCGTGAAGCGCGGCGCGACCATCTACGCCGAGGTCGTCGGGTACGGCACCAGCGCCGACGCGCACCACATCACCATGCCCGCCCCCGAGGGCCGCGGCGCGCAGGTCGCCATGCGCATGGCGCTCGCCACGGCAGGCGTGAACCCCGATCAGGTCGGGTACATCAACGCGCACGGCACGAGCACGCACTTCAACGACCTGCACGAGACGCAGGGCATCAAGCACGTGTTCGGCGACCACGCGCACAAGCTGGCCGTCAGCTCCACGAAGAGCATGACCGGGCACCTGCTCGGCGCGGCCGGTGCCGTGGAAGCCATCGCGGTCGCGCAGGCGCTGAAGGGCGGGATCCTGCCGCCCACCATCAACCTCACCGACCCCGACCCGGACCTCGACCTCGACTACATTCCCCTGGAGGCCCGCGAGGCGCAGGTGGAGTACGCGCTGAGCAACTCCTTCGCATTCGGCGGCCAGAACGCCGCGCTGCTGTTCAAGAAGATTTGA
- the acpP gene encoding acyl carrier protein: MATFDDVKDVIVDKLGVDADKVSPEARFVEDLGADSLETVELIMGLEDKFGITISDEDAETIRTVQAAVDYIESKQ, from the coding sequence ATGGCAACTTTTGATGATGTGAAAGACGTGATCGTGGACAAGCTGGGTGTCGACGCCGACAAGGTGAGCCCTGAGGCCCGCTTCGTGGAGGACCTGGGCGCGGACAGCCTGGAGACCGTGGAACTGATCATGGGTCTGGAAGACAAGTTCGGCATCACCATCAGCGATGAGGACGCCGAGACGATCCGCACCGTGCAGGCCGCTGTCGACTACATCGAGAGCAAGCAGTAA
- the fabG gene encoding 3-oxoacyl-[acyl-carrier-protein] reductase has protein sequence MTETPRKVALVTGSSRGLGRAMALNLAASGFDVAIHYGRNADEARKVADEAATHGVRAEVFGADLTVPANAGALVEDVIKTMGRLDVLVNNAGITRDTLAIRMKDEDWDAVLQTNLSSAFMACRAAIKHMMRARSGRIINIASVVGLMGNPGQANYVASKAGLIGLTKALAKEYGGRGITVNAVAPGFIESDMTAQLPETVQQAYLGGIPLARFGQPQEVAALVAFLASDGAGYITGQTIGVDGGLNPH, from the coding sequence ATGACCGAAACCCCCCGTAAAGTCGCCCTGGTGACCGGCAGCAGCCGGGGCCTGGGCCGCGCCATGGCCCTGAATCTCGCCGCCAGCGGCTTCGACGTCGCCATTCACTACGGTCGGAACGCCGACGAGGCCCGCAAGGTCGCCGACGAGGCCGCCACGCACGGCGTCCGCGCCGAGGTGTTCGGCGCCGACCTGACCGTCCCCGCGAACGCCGGAGCGCTCGTCGAGGACGTCATCAAGACCATGGGCCGACTGGACGTGCTCGTGAACAACGCGGGGATCACGCGGGACACCCTCGCGATCCGCATGAAGGACGAGGACTGGGACGCCGTCCTCCAGACGAACCTGTCCAGCGCGTTCATGGCGTGCCGCGCGGCGATCAAGCACATGATGCGCGCCCGCTCGGGCCGGATCATCAACATCGCCAGCGTGGTGGGCCTGATGGGCAACCCCGGACAGGCGAACTACGTGGCGAGCAAGGCGGGCCTGATCGGCCTGACCAAAGCTCTGGCCAAGGAGTACGGCGGGCGCGGCATCACCGTGAACGCCGTCGCGCCCGGCTTCATCGAGAGCGACATGACCGCGCAGCTGCCTGAGACCGTGCAGCAGGCATACCTGGGCGGCATTCCCCTGGCACGCTTCGGGCAGCCGCAGGAGGTCGCAGCGCTCGTGGCGTTCCTGGCCAGTGACGGCGCGGGGTACATCACCGGGCAGACCATCGGCGTGGACGGCGGGCTGAACCCTCACTGA
- a CDS encoding DinB family protein, whose product MNPHRRDEILTGLADAQAEWVTFAATLPAEGFFATPAGGWPPVTHLRHLTLTHRRVTQGLLVPRSALRALFGRPSTARPYPELVTAYRAALAAGGRAPARYVPAPDTTPSEAVRAGVMDAYTRGAEALRAALARWPDDRLDRSALPHDLLGRVSARELAFFTLYHDLHHLRGVQNALNPQTLEIP is encoded by the coding sequence GTGAACCCCCACCGCCGCGACGAGATCCTCACCGGACTGGCAGATGCCCAGGCCGAGTGGGTCACGTTCGCGGCGACCCTTCCCGCCGAGGGGTTCTTTGCAACCCCGGCGGGAGGCTGGCCGCCGGTCACGCACCTGCGGCACCTGACTCTCACGCACCGGCGCGTCACGCAGGGCCTGCTCGTCCCCCGCTCCGCGCTGCGCGCCCTGTTCGGGCGGCCCAGCACCGCACGCCCCTACCCGGAACTGGTCACCGCGTACCGCGCGGCGCTGGCCGCCGGGGGCCGCGCACCGGCCCGGTACGTGCCCGCGCCGGACACCACGCCCAGCGAGGCCGTGCGCGCCGGGGTCATGGACGCCTACACGCGCGGGGCGGAGGCACTGCGGGCCGCCCTGGCCCGCTGGCCGGACGACCGGCTGGACCGCAGCGCCCTGCCGCACGACCTGCTGGGCCGCGTGAGTGCGCGCGAACTTGCCTTCTTCACCCTGTACCACGACCTGCATCACCTGCGGGGCGTGCAAAACGCCCTGAATCCTCAAACACTGGAGATCCCATGA